One Archocentrus centrarchus isolate MPI-CPG fArcCen1 chromosome 14, fArcCen1, whole genome shotgun sequence DNA window includes the following coding sequences:
- the LOC115792296 gene encoding LIM/homeobox protein Lhx1-like, which translates to MLQCASCEKPILDRFLLKVLDRPWHIKCVQCCDCKCSLTEKCFSREGRLYCKNDFFRRFGTKCAGCAQGILPSDLVRRAKSKVFHLNCFTCVMCNKQLSTGEELYILDEFKFVCKEDYENNSGKDTILLSVTTCSDPSLSPDSQDPQDDGKDSENGHLSDKDACSNENDEQSAVGKRRGPRTTIKAKQLETLKAAFAATPKPTRHIREQLSRETGLNMRVIQVWFQNRRSKERRMKQLSALSARRHVFFRNPRRMRGLGERLEPGELGHFSYYGDYPGEYYGSGGNYEYFQGPPPSQAQTPADLGFVPSTVPAGTPLGAMDHHHPGHHCPGEVQCFSDTLSHHPANSPSPEPNGPSSIHSISSEMCGPSTPFTVSLSDNGYTNQLSQPSSEMSEGTVW; encoded by the exons ATGCTTCAGTGTGCCAGCTGTGAAAAGCCTATTCTTGATAGGTTCTTGCTCAAAGTTTTGGACAGACCGTGGCACATCAAATGTGTCCAGTGCTGCGACTGCAAATGCAGTTTGACAGAGAAGTGTTTTTCTCGAGAAGGGAGACTATACTGCAAGAATGACTTCTTCAG GAGATTTGGGACCAAGTGCGCTGGGTGCGCGCAGGGGATTTTACCCAGTGATCTTGTCCGCAGAGCCAAGAGCAAAGTGTTTCACCTGAACTGTTTCACCTGTGTGATGTGTAACAAACAGCTGTCCACCGGAGAGGAGCTGTACATCCTGGACGAATTCAAGTTCGTTTGCAAAGAGGACTACGAAAACAACAGCGGGAAAGACACAATCCTCCTTTCAG TAACTACGTGCAGCGACCCAAGTCTGTCTCCGGACTCTCAGGACCCGCAGGACGATGGAAAGGACTCCGAAAACGGGCATTTATCTGATAAAGACGCGTGCAGCAACGAGAACGACGAGCAGAGCGCCGTCGGAAAACGACGCGGGCCTCGGACCACCATAAAAGCCAAGCAGCTGGAGACCCTGAAAGCGGCTTTCGCGGCCACACCGAAGCCCACCAGacacatcagagagcagctgtcACGGGAGACGGGTCTCAACATGAGAGTCATCCAG GTTTGGTTCCAAAATCGGAGATCTAAAGAGAGGCGTATGAAGCAGCTGAGTGCTTTAAGCGCTCGGAGACACGTGTTTTTCCGCAACCCGAGGAGAATGAGAGGCCTAGGAGAGCGACTGGAACCAGGAGAGCTTGGACACTTCTCTTATTATGGAG ATTATCCTGGTGAATACTATGGCTCAGGAGGGAATTATGAGTACTTCCAAGGCCCACCACCATCCCAAGCACAGACTCCAGCAGACCTGGGCTTTGTGCCCTCCacagtcccagctggcaccccATTAGGAGCCATGGACCACCACCATCCTGGTCACCACTGTCCCGGAGAGGTGCAGTGTTTCTCTGATACATTATCCCATCATCCCGCGAACTCACCCAGTCCGGAGCCCAATGGACCAAGTTCAATTCATAGCATTTCCAGTGAAATGTGTGGCCCCAGTACACCCTTCACTGTTTCTCTCAGTGACAACGGATACACCAACCAGCTGTCACAGCCCTCTTCAGAAATGAGCGAAGGCACTGTTTGGTAA